In Carettochelys insculpta isolate YL-2023 chromosome 21, ASM3395843v1, whole genome shotgun sequence, a single genomic region encodes these proteins:
- the TTF1 gene encoding transcription termination factor 1, protein MKKKNREHNESLETNRKTCTQSVEVHPPSPLLFEDRTSQDVVVHNKKLKKENKHEKKNFLLDDSCIGGKYKNNNETETDTPKKKKKKKKRKLSDIAQDQNYIFCVPANKENPDKLQEMDSRLESVDYVYVSTSAKKKKRKRNLSEEGDEVNELAGLYAFENGCKSKKKERKRKYSSTSCDTQEARDEVFSSSVLSSHDEGMILGSSTEMSTSAMPKKRHKPHKCGKSFKNDDSDMTKITFVAEENSLNVTDISNVTSASSNDCSEEATASVRKGNQSHSEQVTSKATKNLPESGTSENEDDQDVEFTESENSIKLNNEEFLEASRCSLMDLETAKRELEEFIPHVHTMSEKSILKMSGRDLIRFKNFKKQGICIKFGRFSKKENHQIQKNVEDFLSLTGIENAEKLLFTYRYPEERKAITALKVKYAFSMKIAEGVPRPWKQVYFRARKMFDPNNYKGRYSEDEKEKLKKYYTIHGNNWKKIAELMSRSTHSVAMKYSQIKSQVKSGPWSHEETQKLVQAVEKAIWKKDDAEDTGLLQQAENSNGTLSVEREKLYKNIPWTEIEAKVGTRYWRQCKQKWISVITKKMSSGQKAYRGTKGLEAKINLIKRLYEMKVEDANEVNWAELCEIFGEVPEAYVQIRFYKLKATNVPSWQTKTFPEIIDYLYGKTLPLLEGRIEKSQKPLQSYDGSHSSCKKMVFQVRGIFDNTEDDAEDSD, encoded by the exons atgaagaagaaaaacaggGAACATAATGAGAGCCTTGAAACCAACAGAAAGACGTGTACACAAAGTGTGGAAGTTCATCCTCCTTCTCCTTTGCTCTTTGAAGATCGAACTTCCCAGGACGTTGTTGTTCATAACAAGAAATTGAAAAAAGAGAACAAGCatgagaaaaaaaactttttgttAGATGATTCTTGTATTGGTGGGAAGtacaaaaataataatgaaactgAAACAGATACTcccaaaaagaagaagaaaaaaaagaaacggAAACTCAGTGACATTGCACAGGATCAAAATTACATATTCTGTGTCCCTGCGAACAAAGAAAATCCTGATAAACTGCAAGAGATGGACAGTAGATTGGAGAGTGTTGATTATGTTTATGTCAGTACATCTgctaagaagaaaaaaagaaaaaggaatttgTCAGAAGAGGGGGATGAGGTAAATGAACTAGCTGGCTTGTATGCATTTGAAAATGGTTGCAAaagtaaaaaaaaggaaagaaagagaaagtacAGCAGCACTTCTTGTGATACGCAAGAAGCCAGAGATGAAGTCTTTTCATCATCAGTTTTGTCCTCTCATGATGAGGGTATGATTTTGGGGTCATCTACTGAAATGAGCACCTCAGCAATGCCCAAAAAACGCCACAAACCCCATAAATGTGGAAAATCCTTCAAAAATGATGATAGTGATATGACAAAGATTACTTTTGTAGCCGAAGAAAATTCTCTGAATGTGACTGACATTTCTAACGTTACCTCAGCAAGTAGTAATGACTGTTCTGAAGAAGCCACGGCATCAGTTAGAAAGGGAAATCAATCCCACTCTGAACAAGTAACGTCAAAAGCTACGAAAAA CTTACCAGAGTCCGGGACATCTGAAAATGAGGACGACCAGGATGTTGAATTTACAGAATCTGAAAACTCTATAAAGTTGAATAATGAAGAGTTCCTTGAAGCTTCCAGGTGTTCATTGATGGATTTGGAAACTGCAAAACGGGAACTTGAGGAGTTTATTCCTCACGTGCACACAATGTCAGAAAAATCAATCCTTAAGatgtctggaagagacctcatcaGGTTTAAGAACTTTAAAAAACAAG GTATATGTATCAAGTTTGGCAGGTTTTCTAAAAAGGAAAATCATCAGATACAGAAGAATGTTGAAGACTTCTTATCACTTACGGGAATAGAGAATGCAGAAAAACTATTATTTACTTACCGATACCCAGAGGAGCGAAAAGCCATCACCGCATTGAAAGTAAAATATGCTTTCAGTATGAAGATTG CTGAGGGGGTTCCACGGCCATGGAAACAGGTATATTTTCGGGCAAGAAAGATGTTTGACCCAAACAACTATAAAGGGAG GTACTCTGAAGATGAAAAAGAAAAGTTGAAGAAGTATTATACTATACATGGAAACAACTGGAAGAAAATTGCTGAGCTGATGTCCCGCAGTACCCACTCAGTTGCTATGAAATATTCTCAGATTAAGTCCC AGGTTAAGTCTGGTCCTTGGAGTCACGAGGAAACACAGAAGCTAGTTCAAGCAGTAGAAAAGGCAATCTGGAAGAAGGATGATGCGGAAGACACAGGACTCTTGCAACAGGCAGAGAACTCAAATGGCACCCTCTCAGTTGAACGTGAAAAACTCTACAAGAACATTCCTTGGACTGAGATAGAAGCTAAAGTGGGAACCAGATATTGGAGGCAGTGTAAACAAAAATG GATTTCAGTTATAACAAAGAAAATGTCCAGTGGGCAGAAGGCATATCGGGGGACTAAAGGTTTGGAGGCCAAAATTAATCTTATTAAAAG ATTGTATGAAATGAAGGTAGAAGATGCTAACGAAGTGAATTGGGCAGAGCTCTGTGAGATATTTGG AGAAGTCCCTGAAGCCTATGTTCAAATCAGATTTTACAAGTTAAAAGCTACCAATGTCCCTTCTTGGCAAACAAAGACTTTTCCTG aaataatagaTTACCTTTATGGTAAGACACTTCCATTGCTTGAGGGAAGAATAGAAAAAAGTCAGAAGCCACTTCAGAGTTATGATGGGTCACATTCCAGCTGCAAGAAAATGGTTTTCCAGGTCAGAGGCATCTTTGACAACACTGAAGATGATGCTGAAGACAGTGACTGA